In one Elusimicrobiales bacterium genomic region, the following are encoded:
- a CDS encoding M14 family metallopeptidase, with protein sequence MKTALLLAAAMFANAGPASAEGNKSPAKQLSSAAGPVQASPASPAGTKETPVNPRYWAVVSAKSSQERTRIFNLGMDIVEAGKDSSAGIANEGTLSKIKEAGFEIISSIPLEKFSASFTKDFPPSDLKYHNFDRMQSDLKAYAEKLKGYSSIFSIGKSVQGREILCLRLNSSVSGDKPSGKPGALFIGNHHAREHLSVEMPLKYAAWLAENKDGEAKAVLEGRDIYIVPMLNPDGAEYDIDKGQYRWWRKNRAKTGGDAFGVDLNRNYAARWGQGGSSSNPGSDTYMGTAAFSEPETQAVRDFFGKHSNVAVAIAYHSYSRLVLYPLGSTDDDVSDGKDLKIFKAIAGKLAGFTGYKAMKSSELYVATGDMCDWAYEKHHVFAFTIELDPERYNYGGFYPGPGMIDQSAAGNVKAMLYMSQIADNPSQAEKAGR encoded by the coding sequence TTGAAAACCGCACTTCTGCTGGCCGCGGCGATGTTTGCCAACGCCGGCCCAGCGTCCGCAGAAGGAAACAAATCCCCGGCAAAACAGCTTTCTTCCGCCGCCGGGCCCGTACAGGCGTCTCCGGCTTCGCCGGCGGGAACCAAAGAAACACCCGTCAACCCGCGCTACTGGGCGGTGGTGTCGGCCAAATCGTCGCAGGAGCGCACCCGGATATTCAATCTGGGCATGGACATAGTGGAGGCGGGCAAAGACTCCTCCGCCGGCATAGCAAACGAGGGTACGCTTTCAAAAATAAAAGAGGCCGGTTTTGAAATCATCTCCAGCATCCCGCTGGAAAAATTCAGCGCCTCGTTTACCAAGGATTTTCCGCCGTCGGACCTCAAATACCACAATTTTGACCGGATGCAGTCCGACCTCAAGGCTTATGCGGAGAAGCTCAAGGGCTACTCGTCCATATTCTCCATAGGCAAAAGCGTGCAGGGGCGGGAGATACTGTGCCTGCGGCTCAACAGCTCCGTGTCCGGCGACAAGCCAAGCGGCAAGCCGGGCGCGCTTTTCATAGGCAACCATCACGCGCGGGAGCATCTCAGCGTGGAAATGCCGCTCAAATACGCCGCCTGGCTGGCCGAAAACAAGGACGGCGAGGCCAAAGCCGTTCTTGAAGGGCGCGACATTTACATCGTTCCCATGCTCAACCCCGACGGCGCGGAGTACGACATAGATAAAGGCCAGTACCGCTGGTGGCGTAAGAATCGCGCCAAGACGGGCGGCGACGCCTTCGGCGTGGACCTCAACCGCAACTATGCCGCGCGGTGGGGGCAGGGCGGCTCCTCCTCCAACCCGGGTTCCGACACCTACATGGGAACCGCCGCCTTTTCCGAGCCGGAAACGCAGGCAGTGCGCGATTTTTTCGGAAAGCATTCCAACGTTGCGGTGGCAATCGCGTATCACAGCTACAGCCGGCTGGTGCTGTATCCGCTGGGCAGCACGGATGATGATGTAAGCGACGGTAAAGACCTTAAAATCTTCAAGGCCATAGCCGGCAAGCTGGCCGGCTTCACCGGCTACAAGGCCATGAAAAGCAGCGAACTCTACGTGGCCACCGGCGATATGTGCGACTGGGCTTATGAAAAGCATCATGTTTTCGCCTTTACAATAGAGCTGGACCCAGAGCGTTACAATTACGGCGGTTTCTATCCTGGTCCGGGGATGATAGACCAGTCCGCGGCGGGGAACGTCAAGGCGATGCTCTACATGTCGCAGATAGCCGACAACCCCTCCCAGGCCGAAAAAGCGGGCAGATAA
- the carB gene encoding carbamoyl-phosphate synthase (glutamine-hydrolyzing) large subunit, which yields MKKVLVLGSGALKIGEAGEFDYSGSQALKTLKEEGIASVLINPNIATVQTSEDAADKIYFLPVTPRFVEDVIKKERPDGVFVSFGGQTALNCAIALHKAGVFERHGAQVLGTPMQAILDTEDRELFVKKLDEIGVKTPRSAAVSSQKEALAAAAKLGYPVIVRAGFALGGQGSGFCSCERELAALTEKSLAYSGQILIEESLKGWKEIEYEVVRDKYDNCITVCNMENFDPLGIHTGESIVVAPSQTLTNAEYHKLRELSLKVIRHIGIVGECNIQYAVDPRSEDYRVIEVNARLSRSSALASKATGYPLAAVAAKLALGYGLHELKNPVTGTTTACFEPALDYIVCKIPRWDLGKFSGVSKELGSSMKSVGEVMAIGRTFEEAVQKGLRMIGQGMHGFVANRDLNFSEVERELARPTDMRIFVIEEAFSRGFSVERINELTKIDRWFLEKLKNIHSAGESLEKYGSPDEIPPKELLRAKQLGFSDFQLARLTLKCPPERMEEALQRVRARRKALGIVPYVKQIDTLAAEYPARTNYLYLTYCGTSHDIEFERDGKSVIVLGSGAYRIGSSVEFDWCSVNALRAARKTGWRGVMINYNPETVSTDYDECDRLYFDELSLERVLDIVELESPQGVIVSVGGQIPNNLAMRLHALGVKILGTSAHSIDAAEDRHKFSAMLDRLGVDQPRWKEASSLEEIYKFADTVGFPVLVRPSYVLSGAAMNVVSNKSELEHFLTQAAKVSKSHPVVVSEFIQEAKEIEMDAVAKNGEIIAYAASEHLEFAGVHSGDATIVFPAQKIYIETARRIKRISRQIARELDISGPFNMQFLAKDNDIKVIECNLRASRSFPFVSKVLKSNFIDLAARIMLGESFEKPNKSIFDLDHIGVKASQFSFSRLHMADPVLGVEMASTGEVGCLGDSLHEAVLKAMLSVGYAIPAKNILISSGPPRSKIELLESARLLREKGYALFGTRGSAEFFSANGVECAALAWPGENAKPNIMDYLRERKIDLVINIPKNLSRAELENDYVIRRAAVDYNIPLITNAKLAAAFIAAFCRLNPDSLAVKSWGEYNS from the coding sequence GTGAAAAAAGTCCTCGTGCTGGGTTCCGGCGCGCTTAAAATAGGCGAGGCGGGGGAATTTGACTATTCCGGCTCGCAGGCGCTGAAAACGCTCAAAGAGGAAGGCATCGCCTCCGTCCTCATAAACCCCAATATCGCCACGGTGCAGACATCGGAAGACGCGGCGGATAAAATCTATTTCCTGCCGGTAACGCCGCGCTTTGTGGAAGACGTCATAAAAAAAGAAAGGCCGGACGGGGTTTTCGTCTCCTTCGGCGGGCAGACGGCGTTGAATTGCGCTATCGCGCTGCACAAGGCGGGCGTGTTTGAGCGGCACGGCGCGCAGGTGCTGGGAACGCCCATGCAGGCGATACTGGACACCGAGGACCGGGAGCTTTTCGTAAAAAAACTGGATGAAATCGGCGTGAAAACTCCGCGCAGCGCGGCGGTGTCCTCCCAAAAAGAGGCATTGGCCGCCGCCGCGAAGCTGGGCTATCCGGTGATAGTGCGCGCCGGATTTGCGCTGGGCGGGCAGGGGAGCGGCTTCTGCTCCTGCGAGCGGGAGCTGGCCGCGCTGACGGAAAAAAGCCTGGCATATTCCGGCCAGATTTTGATTGAGGAATCGCTTAAAGGCTGGAAGGAAATTGAATACGAAGTCGTCCGCGATAAATACGACAACTGCATAACCGTCTGCAATATGGAGAATTTTGACCCGCTGGGCATTCACACCGGCGAGAGCATAGTGGTCGCCCCCTCGCAGACGCTGACAAACGCGGAATACCATAAATTGCGGGAACTGTCGCTGAAAGTCATCCGGCATATCGGGATAGTGGGCGAATGCAATATCCAGTACGCGGTTGACCCGCGCTCTGAGGATTACCGCGTGATAGAGGTGAACGCGCGGCTCTCCCGCTCCAGCGCGCTGGCCTCAAAAGCCACCGGATACCCGCTGGCGGCGGTGGCGGCGAAGCTGGCTTTGGGTTACGGGCTGCACGAGCTTAAAAATCCGGTTACCGGCACCACCACCGCGTGTTTTGAGCCGGCGCTGGATTATATAGTCTGCAAAATACCGCGCTGGGATTTGGGGAAATTCTCCGGCGTGTCAAAAGAGCTGGGCAGCAGCATGAAAAGCGTGGGCGAGGTGATGGCGATAGGCCGCACCTTTGAAGAAGCCGTGCAGAAGGGGCTGCGCATGATAGGCCAGGGGATGCACGGATTCGTGGCCAACCGCGATTTGAATTTTTCCGAAGTGGAGCGCGAGCTTGCCCGCCCCACCGACATGCGCATTTTCGTGATAGAGGAAGCCTTCAGCCGCGGCTTTTCCGTTGAGCGGATAAACGAGCTTACAAAAATAGACCGCTGGTTTCTGGAAAAACTTAAAAACATCCATTCCGCCGGGGAATCGCTTGAAAAATACGGCTCGCCGGACGAGATTCCGCCCAAAGAGCTGCTGCGCGCCAAGCAGCTCGGTTTTTCAGATTTTCAGCTGGCGCGGCTGACTCTCAAATGCCCGCCGGAGCGCATGGAAGAGGCGCTGCAGCGCGTGCGCGCGCGGCGCAAGGCGCTGGGCATTGTGCCGTATGTGAAACAGATAGACACGTTGGCGGCGGAATATCCGGCGCGCACCAATTATCTCTATCTCACTTACTGCGGGACGAGTCATGACATTGAATTTGAGCGGGACGGGAAATCCGTGATAGTCCTGGGTTCCGGCGCGTACCGCATAGGCAGCAGCGTGGAGTTTGACTGGTGCAGCGTCAACGCGCTGCGCGCCGCCCGGAAAACGGGCTGGCGCGGCGTGATGATAAATTACAATCCCGAAACCGTCAGCACCGATTACGACGAATGCGACCGGCTCTATTTTGACGAGTTGTCGCTGGAGCGGGTGCTGGACATCGTGGAACTGGAATCGCCGCAGGGGGTTATTGTTTCCGTGGGCGGCCAGATCCCCAACAACCTCGCCATGCGGCTGCACGCGCTGGGGGTGAAGATACTGGGAACCTCCGCCCATTCCATAGACGCCGCCGAGGACAGGCACAAATTCTCCGCCATGCTGGACCGGCTGGGCGTTGACCAGCCCCGCTGGAAAGAGGCCAGCAGCCTGGAGGAGATTTATAAATTCGCCGACACCGTGGGGTTTCCCGTGCTGGTGAGGCCGTCTTATGTCCTCTCCGGCGCGGCGATGAACGTGGTGTCCAATAAAAGCGAGCTGGAACATTTCCTGACGCAGGCGGCGAAAGTGTCAAAAAGCCATCCGGTGGTAGTCTCCGAATTCATACAGGAAGCAAAGGAGATAGAGATGGACGCCGTCGCCAAAAACGGCGAAATCATAGCCTACGCCGCCTCGGAGCATCTGGAATTCGCGGGCGTGCATTCGGGCGATGCGACCATAGTCTTCCCGGCCCAGAAAATTTATATAGAGACCGCGCGCCGCATCAAGCGCATTTCCCGCCAGATAGCCAGAGAACTGGACATCTCCGGCCCTTTCAACATGCAGTTTCTGGCAAAAGACAACGATATCAAGGTGATAGAGTGCAATCTGCGCGCATCGCGCAGTTTTCCTTTCGTGTCAAAGGTGCTAAAGAGCAATTTCATAGACCTGGCGGCCAGAATCATGCTGGGGGAGAGTTTTGAAAAGCCGAACAAGTCAATTTTTGACCTGGACCATATCGGCGTGAAAGCGTCGCAGTTTTCCTTTTCGCGGCTGCACATGGCGGACCCGGTGCTGGGAGTGGAAATGGCCTCCACCGGCGAGGTCGGCTGCCTGGGCGACAGTTTGCATGAGGCCGTGCTTAAGGCCATGCTGTCGGTGGGATACGCAATCCCGGCCAAAAACATTCTCATCTCAAGCGGGCCGCCGCGCTCCAAGATAGAGCTGCTGGAAAGCGCGCGGCTGCTGCGGGAAAAAGGATATGCGCTTTTCGGCACAAGGGGCAGCGCGGAATTTTTCAGCGCCAACGGCGTGGAATGCGCCGCGCTGGCCTGGCCCGGCGAAAACGCGAAACCCAATATAATGGATTACCTGCGCGAAAGAAAAATAGATCTGGTCATCAATATCCCCAAAAACCTCTCCCGCGCGGAACTGGAAAACGATTATGTCATCCGCCGCGCGGCGGTGGATTATAACATCCCGCTTATAACCAACGCGAAGCTGGCGGCGGCCTTCATAGCCGCATTTTGCCGGCTGAATCCGGACTCCCTTGCCGTAAAAAGCTGGGGCGAATACAACTCCTAA
- the carA gene encoding glutamine-hydrolyzing carbamoyl-phosphate synthase small subunit yields MSECFLELEDGTRAAGESFGAEASAAGEAVFNTALTGYPESLTDPSYRGQILVLTYPLAGNYGVPDSARDARGLLEFFESEKIHVAGLVVSDYSAAYSHWNARKSLGQWLKEHNIPGLCGVDTRALTRLIREKGAMLGKLVCAGDVAFRDPNKDNLAAEVSVKERVVYGNGRRKIALIDCGVKNNIIRCLLKYDATVIRVPWDWDVSKENYDGLFISNGPGDPRQCGKTIENIAKALQKDKPVFGICLGNQLMALAAGAQTYKLKYGHRSHNQPALEAGTSRAYITSQNHGFAVDDKTLGPDWKPLFINLNDGTNEGIIHRKKPFFSAQFHPEASGGPSDTKFLFDRFMEKL; encoded by the coding sequence ATGAGCGAATGCTTTCTGGAACTTGAGGACGGAACCCGCGCAGCCGGCGAGTCCTTCGGCGCGGAGGCCTCCGCCGCGGGCGAGGCGGTTTTCAACACCGCGCTGACCGGCTATCCCGAAAGTCTCACCGACCCGTCCTACCGTGGCCAGATTCTGGTGCTGACTTATCCGCTGGCGGGCAATTACGGCGTGCCGGATTCCGCCAGGGATGCGCGCGGGCTGCTGGAATTTTTTGAATCGGAAAAAATCCATGTCGCGGGGCTGGTGGTATCCGACTATTCGGCGGCATACAGCCACTGGAACGCCAGAAAAAGCCTCGGACAATGGCTGAAAGAACATAATATCCCCGGCCTCTGCGGCGTTGACACCCGCGCGCTGACAAGGCTCATACGGGAAAAAGGCGCGATGCTTGGCAAACTCGTGTGCGCCGGAGATGTGGCTTTCCGGGACCCCAACAAAGACAATCTGGCCGCCGAGGTCAGCGTGAAAGAGCGCGTTGTCTACGGCAACGGCAGGCGCAAAATCGCGCTTATAGACTGCGGCGTCAAAAACAACATCATCCGCTGCCTGCTGAAATACGACGCGACAGTGATTCGCGTTCCCTGGGACTGGGATGTATCAAAAGAGAATTACGACGGGCTTTTCATCTCCAACGGGCCGGGCGACCCGCGGCAATGCGGCAAAACCATAGAAAATATCGCAAAAGCCCTGCAAAAGGACAAGCCGGTTTTCGGAATCTGCCTGGGCAATCAGCTTATGGCTCTTGCCGCCGGGGCGCAGACCTACAAGCTCAAATACGGGCACCGCAGCCACAACCAGCCCGCGCTTGAAGCCGGCACCAGCAGGGCCTACATCACCTCGCAGAACCACGGCTTCGCGGTGGACGACAAAACCCTGGGCCCGGACTGGAAACCGCTTTTCATCAATCTCAACGACGGGACCAACGAGGGGATTATTCACCGCAAAAAGCCGTTTTTCTCGGCGCAGTTCCACCCGGAGGCCTCAGGCGGGCCTTCGGACACCAAATTCCTTTTTGACAGGTTTATGGAGAAACTGTGA
- a CDS encoding YtxH domain-containing protein, protein MSDNNDKTAAVITAFAVGAVVGTAIGILFAPKAGKETREDLGEWLNDNMAKGREKLQKMGEEIKHRKEQLAQALHGKESA, encoded by the coding sequence ATGTCCGACAATAACGACAAGACGGCCGCGGTCATAACCGCTTTTGCCGTGGGCGCCGTGGTGGGAACGGCCATAGGCATTCTGTTCGCGCCCAAGGCCGGCAAGGAAACGCGCGAGGACCTTGGCGAATGGCTTAACGACAATATGGCCAAGGGCAGGGAAAAACTGCAAAAGATGGGCGAAGAAATAAAGCACCGCAAGGAACAGCTTGCCCAGGCATTGCATGGAAAAGAATCCGCTTAA
- the ispH gene encoding 4-hydroxy-3-methylbut-2-enyl diphosphate reductase, translated as MPESDIIIAKTAGFCPGVKKAIDCALDLARDARTPVYTLGPLIHNPQVIETLESKNIRALASIDEAAGQTGVIVIRAHGITPQDEARLRALAPRVVDATCPLVKRVHNVISKYAQAGYDTVIVGDKGHAEVTGLLGYAKGRGHVVSGPDEAERLPAFDKANIVAQTTQEEEIFFAAAEAVKKKSRECVVSDTICQPTRERQKETRELARNADAVIIVGGRQSANTARLAQLCRRLCANVIAVETEDELPPLPAGARVAVTAGASTPGWMIERVAERARALKISAARPSGRHLRGLWGVFVGSGAYAGLAAVCLAYVCMKMEGVRADARALALAWSFVFSLTIINRAREAAVSDREKPPAFRRRRLRAASAGIAAGVLAMALAWPMGPAVLFPVVFFWLLGLAYPFRQTLNIRRVMDFPGSKDFVTALGWGFVCAYVPAFYERSHFSAAALLAVAYAVPAVFVRSAALGMSAVHGDLIVGKESFYKAHGRRATLLLMFAMTAAMALWLGWLSAAGWRREAALPMLAASLYTLALLAFYYTGRIPAGALSETAVEAQFLLAAALAFARGFFY; from the coding sequence TTGCCCGAAAGCGACATCATCATCGCGAAAACCGCCGGCTTCTGCCCCGGCGTCAAAAAGGCCATAGACTGCGCGCTGGACCTGGCCCGCGACGCGCGGACGCCGGTGTATACGTTGGGGCCGCTTATCCACAATCCGCAGGTCATAGAAACCCTGGAATCCAAAAACATACGCGCGCTGGCTTCCATTGACGAGGCCGCAGGGCAAACCGGCGTGATTGTAATCCGCGCGCACGGCATAACGCCGCAGGACGAGGCCCGGCTGCGCGCCCTCGCGCCGCGCGTGGTGGACGCCACCTGCCCGCTGGTCAAGCGGGTCCACAACGTGATTTCCAAATACGCGCAGGCGGGATACGACACCGTCATCGTAGGCGACAAGGGCCACGCCGAGGTTACGGGGCTGCTGGGATACGCAAAAGGCCGGGGGCATGTGGTCTCCGGCCCGGACGAGGCGGAGAGGCTGCCCGCTTTTGACAAGGCCAACATCGTCGCCCAGACCACGCAGGAAGAGGAGATTTTTTTCGCGGCGGCGGAGGCCGTAAAAAAGAAATCGCGGGAATGCGTCGTGTCCGACACCATCTGCCAGCCCACGCGCGAGCGGCAGAAAGAGACCAGGGAGCTGGCCCGCAACGCGGACGCCGTCATAATAGTCGGCGGCAGGCAGAGCGCCAACACCGCGCGGCTGGCGCAGTTGTGCCGGCGGCTGTGCGCCAATGTGATAGCCGTGGAGACGGAAGACGAACTGCCCCCCCTGCCCGCCGGGGCGCGGGTGGCGGTAACAGCGGGCGCATCCACCCCCGGCTGGATGATAGAGCGCGTGGCCGAACGCGCCCGCGCGCTGAAAATCAGCGCGGCGCGCCCGTCCGGGCGGCATCTGCGCGGGCTGTGGGGTGTGTTCGTCGGCAGCGGCGCCTACGCGGGGCTTGCGGCGGTATGCCTGGCTTATGTCTGCATGAAGATGGAAGGGGTGCGGGCGGACGCGAGGGCGCTGGCGCTGGCCTGGTCCTTTGTTTTCAGCCTTACCATAATAAACCGCGCGCGGGAGGCCGCCGTCTCCGACCGGGAAAAGCCCCCCGCCTTCCGCCGCCGCCGGCTGCGGGCGGCATCTGCGGGGATTGCCGCCGGAGTCCTGGCGATGGCGCTGGCCTGGCCGATGGGGCCGGCGGTGCTGTTTCCCGTGGTGTTTTTCTGGCTGCTGGGGCTGGCGTATCCGTTCCGGCAGACGCTCAACATAAGGCGGGTGATGGATTTTCCCGGCTCAAAGGATTTTGTAACCGCGCTGGGCTGGGGGTTTGTCTGCGCCTATGTCCCGGCGTTTTACGAGAGGTCGCATTTTTCGGCGGCGGCCTTGCTGGCGGTGGCATACGCGGTGCCGGCGGTGTTTGTGCGTTCCGCCGCGCTGGGGATGAGCGCGGTTCACGGCGATCTGATAGTGGGCAAGGAAAGTTTCTACAAGGCGCATGGCAGGCGGGCGACGCTGCTGCTGATGTTTGCCATGACCGCGGCGATGGCGTTGTGGCTGGGCTGGCTTTCCGCCGCCGGCTGGAGGCGGGAGGCGGCTCTGCCCATGCTTGCGGCCAGCCTGTACACGCTTGCCCTGCTGGCGTTTTATTATACGGGCAGAATACCGGCGGGCGCCCTTTCCGAAACCGCCGTGGAGGCGCAGTTCCTGCTTGCGGCGGCGTTGGCGTTTGCGCGCGGATTTTTTTATTGA
- the guaB gene encoding IMP dehydrogenase: protein MIEDNTPLALTFDDVLLVPAKSDFLPRETDVSARLTAKIRLNIPVLSAAMDTVTEAPFAIALAREGGIGIIHRAMPPEAQAAEVEKVKKYESGVLINPVTISPDRTLGAAFELMRRTGVSGFPVTVKGKLVGIVTNRDLMFETDMSRKISEVMRKKPITARLGATPEQAKKLLHRHRIEKLPIVDEKGNLRGMYTTKDIEKKRLYPSACTDELGRLRVGAACGVGPDGLLRAEMCADAGADIIAIDTAHGHSAAVLDAVRKLKKRRNVQVLAGNVATEDGARALIDAGADAVKVGIGPGSICTTRIISGAGMPQISAIAAAAKCGIPVVADGGIKFSGDIAKAVAAGADCVMLGSCFAGAEETPGEIIFYQGRSYKLYRGMGSLGAMELGSKDRYGQQGIGADKLVPEGIEGRVPFKGPAAKIIHQLVGGLRSGMGYCGCKTIDELKAKARFVRITNAGLAESHVHDVTIVKEAPNYLVER from the coding sequence ATGATTGAAGACAACACCCCGCTGGCCCTGACTTTTGACGACGTGCTTCTGGTCCCCGCCAAATCAGATTTCCTGCCGCGCGAAACCGACGTGTCCGCGCGGCTCACAGCCAAAATACGGCTCAACATTCCCGTGCTGTCCGCGGCGATGGACACCGTTACCGAGGCGCCGTTCGCAATCGCGCTGGCGCGCGAGGGCGGCATCGGCATAATCCACCGCGCCATGCCGCCGGAGGCGCAGGCAGCGGAAGTTGAGAAGGTCAAAAAGTACGAAAGCGGGGTGCTGATAAATCCCGTTACCATATCGCCGGACAGGACGCTGGGCGCGGCATTTGAACTGATGCGCAGGACGGGGGTTTCGGGTTTTCCCGTTACGGTCAAGGGGAAACTCGTAGGCATAGTAACCAACCGCGACCTGATGTTTGAAACCGATATGTCCAGAAAAATATCCGAGGTGATGCGCAAAAAACCCATCACCGCGCGGCTGGGCGCCACGCCGGAGCAGGCCAAGAAACTGCTGCACCGCCACCGCATAGAAAAGCTGCCCATCGTGGATGAAAAAGGCAACCTGCGCGGCATGTACACCACAAAGGACATAGAGAAAAAACGGCTTTACCCCAGCGCCTGCACCGACGAGCTGGGCCGGCTGCGCGTGGGCGCGGCCTGCGGCGTGGGGCCGGACGGGCTGCTCCGCGCGGAGATGTGCGCCGACGCCGGAGCCGACATCATCGCCATAGACACCGCCCACGGCCACAGCGCCGCCGTGCTGGACGCGGTCAGAAAACTAAAAAAACGGCGCAACGTGCAGGTGCTGGCGGGAAACGTGGCCACCGAAGACGGCGCGCGCGCGCTGATTGACGCGGGCGCCGACGCCGTGAAAGTCGGCATAGGCCCCGGCTCCATCTGCACCACGCGGATAATTTCCGGCGCGGGGATGCCGCAGATAAGCGCCATAGCCGCCGCAGCCAAATGCGGCATCCCGGTCGTGGCCGACGGCGGCATAAAATTCTCCGGCGACATCGCAAAGGCCGTGGCGGCGGGGGCGGACTGCGTGATGCTGGGCAGCTGCTTTGCCGGCGCAGAGGAAACCCCGGGCGAGATAATTTTCTACCAGGGCCGCAGCTACAAGCTCTACCGCGGGATGGGCTCGCTGGGCGCGATGGAGCTTGGCTCCAAGGACCGCTACGGCCAGCAGGGCATAGGCGCCGACAAGCTGGTGCCCGAGGGGATAGAGGGCCGCGTGCCGTTCAAGGGGCCGGCGGCGAAAATAATACATCAACTCGTGGGCGGGCTGCGCTCCGGCATGGGCTATTGCGGCTGCAAAACCATAGACGAGCTGAAGGCGAAAGCGCGCTTTGTGCGCATCACCAACGCCGGGCTGGCGGAAAGCCATGTCCACGACGTTACCATAGTCAAGGAAGCGCCCAATTACCTTGTGGAGCGATAG